In Brevibacterium pigmentatum, the sequence GGTCAGCAATTCTGCCGGACGGCTCAGCGCCGAAGGAGGCGCCGGTGCCGTACTTCGACTCTAGGCCAAAACGGGATCGAGGTGCGGGATGTGGGAGAAGAATTCTCCGGACTGAGACATGGGATATTCAGAGGAAGCAGAACACGAGCACCGCGATGCAGACGACGAGCATTCCCAGACAATTGAGCCAGAAATCCCGACCGACATACCTCGCTCGCAGGTGAGCGGCAGCGGCGCAGAGGAAGTAGACGACGAGGCCCGCCGCGGCTGCTGCGCCGAGCCCGGGAATCCAGATCCCCGTCACCAGTCCGGCCGCGGCGAGGAACTTCACGACGGCGAGTACCCACCACCACTCCCGCGGGAAGCCGACCCCGTCGAGGCAGGCGGCGATCGCCCGCGGGGGACGGAAGGTGAGCAGGCCGTCGCCGAAGACGATGACCGCGAGGACGATGACCGGCCAGACCGGTTCGGGCAGGAGCGTCACAGCGAGCTCCTGACTCTCGTATGGAAGACGATGCTCGCGAGCATCGCCTCGACGGCGTCGTCGAGACCCATCGTCGTCGCCGCCCACCGGAAGAGGATGCCCAGGTAGGAATCGTAGAGAGCCGCGGCGCTGGCCCGTGCGTGGTCCTCATTGATCCCGATCGAGACCAGTGACTCGCTCAGGCGGCTCTGCAGGTCCACGGCGAGAGCGTTGAACACCTCCGGCTCGCCCTTGACTCGCATCATCGCCGCCGCATAGTCGCGGGACAGATCCTCGTGTTCGGCGAAGAATTCGAGGAAGGGCAGGAAGAGTTCGAGCAGATGACGCTGCACGCCGAGGATGGTCGGGGCGGGCCCGTTGTTGCGCCGGCGTTCGTTTCCCGACGCGACAGGCTCGTGCGTCGCGCCGGTGGCGTGTACCTCCCGTTCTGCAGCTGCCCGATCCACCGATCGAAGCACCGGACGAGGATGACGTCCTTATCACCGACCGACATCACTCTGCCCACCGACACGCCGGCAGTTTTCGCGACTGCCCGAATGGTCGTGGCCTTGAAGCCATATTCGAGGAACAGCTCGGCGGCGGCACCGATGATCCGATCCTCGGTCTGCCGGCGCTTGCCCGACCTCGATTGAACGTGTTCACTGACCATGCTCGAACCCTAAGCCCTTCCGTGTTCACTTTCCAGACCCGGTGTGGTGTTGCCCGCAACGGGAAAGTTAATGTACCTTAACTTTATGAACGTCGATTCCTCATCGGTGCGCACCCGCGAGCGCGGGCGGAAGAAGCACGGCCGGAAGAAGATCTCCACGGCAGTGCTCCTCGGCCCGGCCTTCGTCGCGGCCATCGCGTATGTCGATCCGGGCAACGTCGCGGCCAACCTCACCGCCGGTGCGGAGTACGGGTACCTCCTCGCCTGGGTGCTCGTGGCCGCGAACCTCATCGCCGTTCTCGTCCAGTACCTGTCCTCGAAGCTCGGACTCGTCTCCGGGCAGTCGCTGCCGAGTCTGCTCGGTGATCGCCTCCGCAAGCGAAGCCGACTCGCGTACTGGGGGCAGGCCGAGGTCGTCGCCATCGCCACCGACCTCGCCGAAGTCATCGGCGGCGCGATCGCGCTGAAGATCCTCTTCGACCTGCCGCTCCTCCTCGGGGGTGTCATCGTCGGCGTGGTGTCGCTGTTCCTGCTCTCGATCCAATCCACCCGCGGTCAGCGTCCCTTCGAGTTCGTCATCATCGGCTTTCTGGTCATCATCGCCATCGGCTTTCTAGCAGGCCTGTTCGTCGGGGATGTGAATTGGGGGCAAGCCGCAGGTGGAATCGTGCCTCGGCTCGAGGGCACGAACTCCGTGGTCCTGGCCGCGAGCATGCTCGGCGCCACCGTCATGCCCCATGCGATCTACCTCCACTCAGCGCTGTCGGTCGACCGGCATCGTGACAATGCGACCGCTACGACTGGGCAGCTGCTGCGCGCCAACCGCTGGGACGTCGTCCTCTCCCTCGTCGTCGCCGGTTCCGTGAATATCGCGATGCTCCTGCTGGCTGCCGCGGCACTGCGCGGCCAGACCGGCACCGACACCATCGAAGGTGCGCACGCGGTCGTCACGGCCAACCTCGGCGAGGTCGTCGGCCTCTTCTTCGGCATCGGACTCCTCGCCTCGGGGCTGGCTTCGAGCGCCGTCGGATCCTATGCGGGCGCGTCGATCATGCAGGGCCTGCTGCGCGTGAACTTTCCGATCGTGTGGCAGCGCGCGTTCACGATGATCCCGGCACTCGTCGTCCTCGCCATCGGAGTCGACCCCACCTGGGCGCTCGTGCTCAGCCAGGTCGTGCTCAGCCTCGGCATCCCGTTCGCGATGATTCCCCTGGTCAGGCTCACGAACAGTCGCCGGGTGATGGGCGAATTCGCGAACGCGCGATGGATCACGATCATCGCGGCGGCCGCCTCGGCGCTCATCATCGCACTCAACGTCGTCCTCATCGTTCTGTTGGCTCTCGGGGTGGAGTGACCCTCGCCGAGGCGGCCGTGCACTGCCGCTCAGCCCTGACGCAGGTCAATCGGACGGATGAGGATCCGCGGGTCCGAGCGCACCCACCACGGCTTCGGTTCTCCTGCAGCTTTCGCGGCGCGGCGCTCGGCGCGGGTGGCATAGCGAAAGGTGAAGACGCGGACGCGGACGAGGTCCGGCGTTCGTCCGTCGAAGGGGTCGGGACCCATGAGGCGGCGGATCTGCGGGTCTCCGGAGCCGATCTTGCGCACGAGCTCGGTGAACCAGGTCTGCCGGTAGTCGCCGAGACCGGCGAACCACATGAGCCAGTCGAGCCGCAGGTGATAAGGCGCGATGATAGGACCGCGCCGGTGCACGTCACCGGGTTTGCCCTTGAACGCATACTCCCGCCAACCGGCGTCCGGGCCCCCAGCGTCGGAGTCGGTGCTGTCGTCGCCGGAGCCAGAGCCGGCACCGGAGTCGTCGATCCACCCCTCGATGATGATCTCGTTGCGGGTCTCGGTCATCGACCCGAATGCACCATAGGCGTTGCCGAGCCCGAGTCGATTGAAGCTCGCGTTCATCAGCTGATTAGCTGAGAACAGGTTCCGCACAGCCGGCACATTCAGCCACACCTGCCACGCGACGAACACGAGGACGACGATCAGCCACCAGAGCGGCAGGGCCTCGACCGGTGCAGCGGCAGCGGCGGGGTCGACCACCTCGGTGCCGGTGTGATCGGTGAAGAATGCGGTCACGGAGTCCCAACCCCATCTGGGGAAGGGGCCGCCGACGATCCACCGGAAGAACGTGTCGCTGATTCCGGAGCAGGCGAGCAGGATCGTCGCCCAGTTCAGCCACGCATAGTTGCCGCTGACCACGAGCGCGAGCTGGGTGATGATGATGGCAACGGCGGCGAACGACGCGATCGGCTGAGGCAGGAACAGCAGCCATGGAGCGGCGAGCTGGACGATGTGGCTGCCCAGGGTCTCACCCTTGTGCCACCAGCCGGGCATGAGGTGGGCGCGGCGGCTCAGCGAGTTCGGCATCGGCTGCGTCTGATGGTGATAGTCCATGGCGGTGAGGTCACGCCAGGAAGAGTCCCCGCGCATCTTGATCATTCCGGCACCGAATTCGATGCGGATGACGAACCAGCGCAGCAGCAGGATCATCGGCAGGGTCGGGGCCACCTCGTGAGAGCCGAGGAACCCGATGAGGAACCCTGCCTCGAGCAGCAGCGATTCCCAGCCGAAGCCGTAGAAGCGCTGCCCGATCGACACGATCGAGAAGTACAGCGCCCACACGCCTAAGAACACCGGGATCGGCATCCATGCCGGTCCGGCCTGAGGCAGACCGATGATCGCCGAGGCGGCCAGGACCATTCCGATCACGCAGACGAGGCGCAGCCGTCGGTCCGAATACGAGAACCGCTTCCACCGGAAGAGACTCGGTGCCTGCCGGGCCGAGGTCAGAGCGATGAAGCGCGGGGCGGGGGTGAGTCCCCGCTCGCCGAGGAGTGCAGGGAACTGGTTGAACGCGGAGGCGAAGGCGATGAAGAAGAGCACGCCGAAGCCGCGTTGGATGATCTCACGGGAGATCGTGTAGTCGCCGGCGGTGAGCAGAGCGACCACCTGGCTGAGTTCCATGGCTTAAGTCTCCTCCTCCTGCGGCAGACGTCCCGTCGTGGCCAGAGCGGTCAGTGCTTCGGTGAACGTGTCTGCCTCGCTCGGGTCCCCGCCGACGAGTTCCATGTCCGGACGGTCCCGGAAGTGCACCGAGGTGGTGTGTCCGGCTGGGCGGAACTTGGTGCTGGCTCCGCGCAGCTGTCCGGGATGTGCCTGGTCGAGGATGCGGACCGGGCCCGGTCGGGCGGACCCGGTTCCGGTGCCGGTGGGTGCGGCCAGGAGGAGTCGCTGGTTCGTGGCGGCGAGAATCTGCCCGGTCGGGTTATCCCTATCGGCGAAGTGGAGCATGAGGTTCTCACTTGGGGCGAGAGTCATCAGCAGAGACTGCAGTCGAGCCTCGTGGGCCGCATCGATCCTGTTGGTGACGCGTGCTCGGGCGACGGCGAACAGGCGGGCCGGGACCAGTGCGACCGTTGTGATGATGAGGCAGATGGCGGCCACTGCCAGCCCTGCCGGCGGTGACACCGTGAGGATGTTCGATGCCACGACGCCGATGGTGATGGCCAGGATGGCGATGAGCACAGAGACGATGAGGAAGACCGCCCAGAGCGTGCGGTGGAAGGCGTCGGCGATCGCTCCGAGGGCGAGGCTGAAGTTGACCGTGGCCCACAGTCCGAAGAGCAGGGCGAAGGCCGGCAGAGGCGATGCGGTGAGGTCGCCCCAGACGGTTCCGGGAATGCCGGAGTCCTTAGCGAAGGCGTGCCAGACGAATGCGGCGATGACTCCGCAGACGGCCCATACCGGTCCGACGGCGAACACTCGAGGCCATGGATTCCGGACGAAAGCGGTGGGCGGCTGTCTGCGTTTCACTCCATGCGGATCCGCGGCCTGCTGCGCACGGGCGGCATCGCTGCCAGCGGGCGGTTTGTCCTCATAGAAGGCGAAGGCGGCGATGGCCGAGAAGAAGAACAGGACCAGGATCCCGATGCTCGGCGCCTGGTCCGGGTTGATGCCTCTGAGCACATGCTTGCGGAGCGGATTGATACCGGCATTGGCAAGGAAGAACGGAATCGAGGCGAAGACGGCGAATCCGATCCCGAACACGAGAGTCATGCCCCTAGAGCGTCTGTCCCTATTCATACCTCCATCCTCGCAGGAACTCTGCGAGCCATGGGTGCTGAGATGTTCCGGATCCGTTGCGTCGGAACTACAAGTCTGGTCGAAGGAGTATGCCGGATCAGCGGGGAAGACGGCCCGTCCGGGCGAGGACGGTGATCGCCTCGGCGAAGCGACCAGATGCTTCCTCGGTGCCGCCTGTCACGCTCATCGGCTGCCGGCCGTTGAAGAGCACCGTCGTGATCACGTGGTTGCTGCGACGTTCCGATGCGCCGCCGCTCAGCTGACCGGGCTCGGCCTGTTCGAGGACGAACGTGTGCCCCGGCGCAATGATCGAAGCACGGAAGATTCGTCGGTCGGTCAACACGAGCACCTGCGGGTCGGAGGCGCCGCCATTCGAATGGGCGTCCGGGGTCTCGCCGAGGTAGCTGGTCAGGACCCGCTCGCCGGGCTGGAGGGCGTCCTCGGGCGGCTGAGGGGTTCGACCGAATCCCCGTCGGCTTTCGGCAGATGGCCGTTTGCCGGAGTCGAATCGGTCGACTCGCCTGACCGCCCACCATCTGAGCGGGATGAGCAGTGAGGTCGAGAGGATCAGGCAGACCACACCCAGCGGAAACGCAATGATCGTCGGAAATGTGGCGAGTCCGAAATAGCCGAAGAGGCCGGCCGTCAGACACCCCAGGCCGAGCCCGCAGGTGAGAATCGTGAGCGAAGCTGAGCGGCGATCCCGGTTGAACGCTTCGGCCAGAGACGACCAGGCGAGGGAAATATTCGCTGTCGCCCAGCAGAAGAACACGATCGACAGAGCGGACAGCGGGTTGCCGGTGAGGTCGCCCCATACCGTTCCCGGCGCCCCTGGGTCTGCGGCATAGGTATGGCCGATGAACAGCGCGGCCAATGAGCAGATGGCCCAGATCGGTCCGGTGAGGAGGACTCGTGGAAGCGGGGCGCGGACGAACCTGGTGAACGACTCCGGCTGCCGTGGAGTGTGCGGATCCGTCTCGGCGTGGTCGGGATGATCGTCTCCGCTGACGATGGCCAGCGCCGCGATTGCGACAGCATGCGCGGTGAGGAGGATTCCGAAGATCACGGACGGCGCCAAGTAGGGGTCGCCTCCGAAATCGTCGGGGCTGTGTTTCGACGCGACTCCCGCATTCGTCGAGGTGAAGGCGACGAGGGCGATTCCGGCGATGAACAGACCGAAGACGACGATCATGCCGATGGACGGGTGCCTGAACTTCATGATTCGATTCTTCCACGCCTCACTGGCCTCGCAGCGCCTTGTCGCATACGACACTGAGGACGCCCGACACCGTCGGTGAATACAGAAGGAGCGGTGACCGTATCGGTCACCGCTCCTTCGATCGCTGTGCTCACCCCGTCACCGAGGCGGCTGTGCACGGGTGGGCACGGCCGCCTCGGCGTGGGGAATGGTTCAGTGCTTCGGCGCTTCGAGCTCTTCGACGTCGTCGGCATCCTTGGGCACCGCCGGAATCGAATCCGTGGTCGGCGGTGTGGGAGGGGTGACGACCGACTGGTAGGAGTGCTCGTGCGAATAGGCGAGGAACGACAGGTGGTTCTCGTACCGGTCGAGCACGTCATCGATGATCTGCTGCGAGCTCAAGCCCATGAGGTCGTAGCCTTCCGAACCGGTCTGGGTGAAGACCTCGATGCGCAGGTACTTGTCGTCGCCGCGCGGGGCATTGCGGGCACCGAACGACGGCACATTCGCTTCGACGGCCGCGGCCTCATAGTGGAAGTCGCGCTGCTCGCCCATGTCGACATTGAGCGTGTTCGTCGTGATGCCGGTGTCCTCGTCCATGGTCTGGAGGTGCTCGACGGTGTAGCCGAGTTCGCGGAACTCCGCGGCCACGGCGTCCAAGGACGGTCCGACCACCTCGGCGACGAAGCGTTCGACGGACTTCTTCGTCGGGTAGGACCGCAGAGTGGCCAGACGCTGACGCCAGGTCTTCTCCGGGGTGCGTCCACCGTGGGCGGCGGTGGTGCGGCGACGACGGATTCGACCCTCACGCTCGGCGCGCTCCATGCGCAGCACCTTCGAGAACGAAGCCATGACGAGGTAGGCGATGATCGTCACCGGCAGGGCGAAGATCAGGGTCGCGTACTCCATCGTCGTCACACCGCCGGCGACGAGCATGGCGATCGTGAGCACTGCGGTCACCAGCGCCCAGAAGATGCGCAGCCACTTCTTGCCGTCCTCTTCCGGATTGGGGATCGAGGAGGAGAAGTTCGACATCACCATGGCACCGGAGTTCGCGCTTGTGAGGTAGAACAGCAGACCCGACAGTGTGGCCAGTCCGACGAGGAACGTCGCTCCGGGGAACATCTCGAGCAGGTCGTACCAGCCCTGTTCCGGGGAGGCGATGGCTGTCTGCGCGAACTCGTCATTGCCGTTGAACACCTCGGACAGGGCGGAGTTGCCGAAGATCGTGACGATGATGAAGTCACAGATGACGGGTGCGGTGATCGCGGCGATGACGAACTCACGCAGGGTGCGGCCGCGGGAGATGCGGGCCAGGAACAGACCGACGAAAGGACCCCAGGCGAGCCAGAAGGCCCAGAAGAACAGGGTCCAGCCGCCCATCCATTCGGAACCGCCGTCGACATAGGCGAACGTCGACAGAGTGCGTTCGGGAAGCGTGAAGATGAAGCGGCCGATGTTTTCGACCATGGCGTTGAGCAGGAACGCCGTCTTGCCGGTGACGAGGATGTAGAGCATCATCGCCGCACACGACCAGAGGTTGAGCTCGGAGATCAGACGGATGCCCTTGTCCACACCCGAGGTGCAGGCGGCTACGGTCATGACCACGGCGACGACGACGAGAGCGATCTGCAGTGCCAGACCCTGTTCGAGTCCGAAGAGGCTGGCGAAGCCGACGTTGAGCAGGACGACGCCGATGCCCATCGAGGTGGCCACGCCGAAGACGGTGCCGACGAGGGCGAAGATGTCGATGACGTCACCGGTGGCTCCGCGCACGCGCTTGCCCAGCAGCGGGTAGAGGACCGCACGGATCGACAGGGGCATGCCCCAGCGGTAGGCGAAGTAGCCCATGGCCATGCCCAGCAGCGAATACATCGACCAGCCGGCGATGCCGTAGTGGAACATCGTCCACACCACGGCGTCCTGTGCGGCGGCGGCCGATTCGGCTGTGGCGTTGACCGGTTCGAGGTACTGGGTGATCGGTCCGGTCACCGAGTAGAAGAGCATGTCGATGCCCACGCCCGCGGCGAAGAGCATGGCGACCCAGGTGAAGAGGTTGTACTGCGGACGAGAGTGGTCGGGGCCGAGCCTGACGCTGCCTTCCTTGGACAGCGCCACCCAGAGGACGAAGCCGATGACGACGGTGACGGTGACGACATAGAACCAGCCGAGGTTCTCTGCAATCCAGTCCACGACAGTCTTCATCGTCGACTGAGCCGAGTCGGGCATCATCATCGCCCACACGGAGAACGCGAGGATGATGAGGGAGGCGACGATGAAGACTCGCCAATTGACCCGGGAGCCGCGTTCGTCGGAGAGCTCCTCCGGGCCCTTGCTCATCTCTGTGCTGTCGATCGGAGCGCGCTTCTCGGGGTCGACGTCCCTGCTGATTCTCGTGGCCCGGTCGGTTCCGCCGAATCGTTCGCGTTCGACGACTGGGCGCTTCAACGTCTCTTCGTTCGGATCCTGCACGCATTGACCTCCGGTAGACAAAAAGGGACAGGGCCCGAAAATGGGCCCGATCTATTCTACGGGTGGAGGTTTCTCACAAATTCATCACCCCCTCTTTTCAGGAAGTTGACTAAGCGGTGGAGGCGTCCGGGTCAGGCTGTGAAAGCAGGTGCTGTCAGGTGAGGGAGCGGGCGCGGTCACGCCCGGGAGCGGGCGGCCACCTCGTTGACGGTGTCGACGAAACGGTGCGCCTCCGCGGGAGTGGTCTCCTCCAACCGCATCGACGATCCGACATGCAGCTCCACGGTCACGGTCGCGCGTCCACGGAACTCCTCTGCTCGGACGCCGCCGACCTGCCGAGTAGCCGCCTCTGAAAGCTGGGCGACTAAGCCCTGAGCATCAGTGCGCACCCGCATGATCCGCAGGTTGGTGAGGATAAGCAGATCGGTGTCGAACGGCGGCAGGCTCCGCAGCCTCGCATACTCGAACTCTCCGCGGTGGAACAGGCCTGCCGCGTTGATGCTCCCTGATCGTGCCTGCTGGTCGAACGAGGTGGGCGCCCCTCGCCGTGCTGTTGGTCGGGACGCCGACTTGCGGGCCTTCGCCCACCGGCGGAGCGCACGGAACGGGGACCAGCCGTCTGTGAGGGAGGGGCCGTCGGGGATGGCGGGCCGAACCGACCCCGGTCGGTCGGCGTCGTCGGCTGGGGGAACCGGGTCGGAGGGGAGGGAATGGGAGGTCATGAATGTGATTCTGGCAGGGCCGCCTCGGCGATGGGGTGGGTCGGTCGTAATCGTTTGGGAACATCTGTGCCCGATCACTCACTTCGGGTGAAGTGCCGGGCGGGCCGATGCGTCCATGGGATACTGGGGGCATGCGTGCAGGTGAAGTCTCCGAGGTCAGTCAGGACTACCTCAAGGCCATCTGGTCGGCCCAGGAATGGGGCGGGGATCCAATGACGGCCACCGAGCTCGCGAAGCGGTTCGGAACGACGAAGGCCAATGTCACCGAGGTGCTCAAACGACTCGACGA encodes:
- a CDS encoding DoxX family protein — translated: MTLLPEPVWPVIVLAVIVFGDGLLTFRPPRAIAACLDGVGFPREWWWVLAVVKFLAAAGLVTGIWIPGLGAAAAAGLVVYFLCAAAAHLRARYVGRDFWLNCLGMLVVCIAVLVFCFL
- a CDS encoding TetR/AcrR family transcriptional regulator — encoded protein: MVSEHVQSRSGKRRQTEDRIIGAAAELFLEYGFKATTIRAVAKTAGVSVGRVMSVGDKDVILVRCFDRWIGQLQNGRYTPPARRTSLSRRETNAGATTGPPRPSSACSVICSNSSCPSSNSSPNTRICPATMRRR
- a CDS encoding Nramp family divalent metal transporter, encoding MNVDSSSVRTRERGRKKHGRKKISTAVLLGPAFVAAIAYVDPGNVAANLTAGAEYGYLLAWVLVAANLIAVLVQYLSSKLGLVSGQSLPSLLGDRLRKRSRLAYWGQAEVVAIATDLAEVIGGAIALKILFDLPLLLGGVIVGVVSLFLLSIQSTRGQRPFEFVIIGFLVIIAIGFLAGLFVGDVNWGQAAGGIVPRLEGTNSVVLAASMLGATVMPHAIYLHSALSVDRHRDNATATTGQLLRANRWDVVLSLVVAGSVNIAMLLLAAAALRGQTGTDTIEGAHAVVTANLGEVVGLFFGIGLLASGLASSAVGSYAGASIMQGLLRVNFPIVWQRAFTMIPALVVLAIGVDPTWALVLSQVVLSLGIPFAMIPLVRLTNSRRVMGEFANARWITIIAAAASALIIALNVVLIVLLALGVE
- a CDS encoding lipase maturation factor family protein — translated: MELSQVVALLTAGDYTISREIIQRGFGVLFFIAFASAFNQFPALLGERGLTPAPRFIALTSARQAPSLFRWKRFSYSDRRLRLVCVIGMVLAASAIIGLPQAGPAWMPIPVFLGVWALYFSIVSIGQRFYGFGWESLLLEAGFLIGFLGSHEVAPTLPMILLLRWFVIRIEFGAGMIKMRGDSSWRDLTAMDYHHQTQPMPNSLSRRAHLMPGWWHKGETLGSHIVQLAAPWLLFLPQPIASFAAVAIIITQLALVVSGNYAWLNWATILLACSGISDTFFRWIVGGPFPRWGWDSVTAFFTDHTGTEVVDPAAAAAPVEALPLWWLIVVLVFVAWQVWLNVPAVRNLFSANQLMNASFNRLGLGNAYGAFGSMTETRNEIIIEGWIDDSGAGSGSGDDSTDSDAGGPDAGWREYAFKGKPGDVHRRGPIIAPYHLRLDWLMWFAGLGDYRQTWFTELVRKIGSGDPQIRRLMGPDPFDGRTPDLVRVRVFTFRYATRAERRAAKAAGEPKPWWVRSDPRILIRPIDLRQG
- the betT gene encoding choline BCCT transporter BetT — protein: MQDPNEETLKRPVVERERFGGTDRATRISRDVDPEKRAPIDSTEMSKGPEELSDERGSRVNWRVFIVASLIILAFSVWAMMMPDSAQSTMKTVVDWIAENLGWFYVVTVTVVIGFVLWVALSKEGSVRLGPDHSRPQYNLFTWVAMLFAAGVGIDMLFYSVTGPITQYLEPVNATAESAAAAQDAVVWTMFHYGIAGWSMYSLLGMAMGYFAYRWGMPLSIRAVLYPLLGKRVRGATGDVIDIFALVGTVFGVATSMGIGVVLLNVGFASLFGLEQGLALQIALVVVAVVMTVAACTSGVDKGIRLISELNLWSCAAMMLYILVTGKTAFLLNAMVENIGRFIFTLPERTLSTFAYVDGGSEWMGGWTLFFWAFWLAWGPFVGLFLARISRGRTLREFVIAAITAPVICDFIIVTIFGNSALSEVFNGNDEFAQTAIASPEQGWYDLLEMFPGATFLVGLATLSGLLFYLTSANSGAMVMSNFSSSIPNPEEDGKKWLRIFWALVTAVLTIAMLVAGGVTTMEYATLIFALPVTIIAYLVMASFSKVLRMERAEREGRIRRRRTTAAHGGRTPEKTWRQRLATLRSYPTKKSVERFVAEVVGPSLDAVAAEFRELGYTVEHLQTMDEDTGITTNTLNVDMGEQRDFHYEAAAVEANVPSFGARNAPRGDDKYLRIEVFTQTGSEGYDLMGLSSQQIIDDVLDRYENHLSFLAYSHEHSYQSVVTPPTPPTTDSIPAVPKDADDVEELEAPKH